The following are encoded together in the Glycine max cultivar Williams 82 chromosome 8, Glycine_max_v4.0, whole genome shotgun sequence genome:
- the LOC100499634 gene encoding serine hydroxymethyltransferase 3 codes for MAMAMALRRLSSSIDKPLRPLFNAGSLYYKSSLPDEAVYDKERPGVTWPKQLNAPLEVVDPEIADIIELEKARQWKGLELIPSENFTSVSVMQAVGSVMTNKYSEGYPGARYYGGNEYIDMAETLCQKRALEAFRLDPAKWGVNVQPLSGSPANFHVYTALLKPHERIMALDLPHGGHLSHGYQTDTKKISAVSIFFETMPYRLNESTGYIDYDQMEKSATLFRPKLIVAGASAYARLYDYERVRKVCDKQKAILLADMAHISGLVAAGVIPSPFDYADVVTTTTHKSLRGPRGAMIFYRKGVKEINKQGKEVLYDYEDKINQAVFPGLQGGPHNHTITGLAVALKQATTPEYRAYQEQVLSNSFKFAQALSERSYELVSGGTENHLVLVNLKNKGIDGSRVEKVLEAVHIAANKNTVPGDVSAMVPGGIRMGTPALTSRGFVEEDFVKVAEFFDAAVKIAVKIKGESKGTKLKDFLATIESSSTFQSEIAKLRLDVEEYAKQFPTIGFDKATMKHKN; via the exons ATGGCGATGGCAATGGCGCTTCGCAGGCTTTCATCTTCAATTGACAAGCCTCTGCGCCCTCTCTTCAATGCCGGTTCCCTCTACTACAAG tcGTCTTTGCCTGATGAAGCTGTTTACGACAAGGAGCGACCCGGAGTTACA TGGCCGAAGCAGTTGAATGCTCCACTTGAGGTCGTGGATCCTGAGATTGCTGATATTATTGAGCTTGAGAAAGCTAGGCAATGGAag GGGCTAGAATTGATACCGTCAGAGAATTTCACCTCTGTGTCTGTGATGCAAGCGGTTGGATCGGTTATGACCAACAAATACAGTGAGGGGTACCCTGGTGCAAGATATTATGGTGGAAATGA GTATATTGACATGGCTGAAACACTGTGCCAAAAGCGTGCCCTAGAAGCTTTTAGATTGGATCCCGCTAAATGGGGAG TGAACGTGCAGCCTCTGTCAGGGTCTCCTGCAAATTTCCACGTTTACACTGCATTGCTTAAACCTCATGAAAGAATCATGGCACTTGATCTTCCTCATGGTGGCCATCTTTCTCACGGATATCAG ACTGATACCAAAAAGATATCTGCAGTCTCGATATTTTTTGAGACAATGCCATATCGATTGAATGAAAGTACAGGATACATCGACTATGACCAG ATGGAGAAATCTGCTACACTCTTCAGGccaaaattaattgttgctggAGCTAGCGCTTATGCACGTCTCTATGATTATGAACGTGTACGCAAG GTTTGCGATAAACAGAAAGCTATACTATTGGCAGATATGGCACACATCAGTGGATTGGTTGCAGCTGGTGTCATCCCATCACCTTTTGATTATGCTGATGTAGTTACTACCACAACTCACAAGTCACTTCGAGGACCACGTGGAGCTATGATATTCTACAGAAAAGGGGTTAAAGAAATTAACAAACAAGGAAAAGAG GTATTGTATGACTACGAAGACAAAATCAACCAAGCTGTTTTCCCTGGACTGCAAGGTGGCCCTCACAACCACACTATTACTGGTTTAGCTGTTGCGTTGAAGCAG GCCACTACTCCCGAATATAGAGCATATCAAGAGCAAGTTCTCAGCAACAGCTTTAAATTTGCACAG GCTCTGAGTGAGAGAAGCTATGAGCTTGTCTCTGGTGGAACCGAGAATCACCTGGTTTTGGTGAATCTGAAGAATAAG GGTATTGATGGCTCCAGAGTTGAGAAGGTGTTGGAAGCAGTTCATATTGCAGCTAATAAAAACACTGTTCCTGGAGATGTGTCTGCCATGGTTCCTGGTGGCATCAGGATGG GAACCCCTGCTCTTACTTCTAGAGGATTTGTTGAGGAGGATTTTGTCAAGGTAGCAGAGTTTTTTGATGCAGCAGTGAAGATAGCTGTGAAGATTAAGGGAGAGAGCAAAG GAACAAAGCTGAAGGACTTCTTGGCCACAATTGAGTCATCTTCTACCTTTCAATCGGAGATAGCAAAGCTCCGCCTTGATGTTGAGGAGTATGCAAAACAATTTCCAACCATTGGTTTTGATAAAGCAACCATGAAGCACAAgaattga